TAATGAAAAAGCTTACAACCAGTGGAAAAACACCATTGACCATAAAATGACTGATGACTGACCCCATGGACGCCCCGATAAAAAAGAAAGACGTTCCATAAATAGCCGAGGCCATACCTGCCATATTGCCCATTGGTTCCAATGCAAGGGCACTGCTGTTGGGCTCCACGGCCAGGTTAATGGCCATCAGCAACGCTACTGAAATAAAGAACAGCCGCATTCCCGGCGGATCACCGAATGTGAAAGTAAGCACCAGCAAAATCCCTCCGACAATCGTGTACAGAGCGAGTAACCACTTCATCGTCCGCTGCGCCCCAAACCTGGAAGAAAGCTGGGAGTTCAGCAACGAACACATGGACATTAACAGACCCATACCAGCAAAAATCCAGGCAAACAACTCCGGCCGGCCGTAGATCTCCCCAACAATGTGCTCGGAACTGGCCACGTAGGAGCTTAATGCTGTAAAAAGGACGGTGGTAATGCCGGTATAGCGAAGAAAAATCCGGTTACTCACGACTCTCCGGACCGACAGGCCGATACTTTTCCAGTCAAGCGAAGCGCGTTGCTCGCGTGGAAGTGATTCTTCCATTCTGAGCGACCAGAGAAAAACGATCACGGCAAAAAGTGGAGGCGTAAGAAATACCATCTGCCAGGAGAAAACAGACAGAATAGCCAATCCTAAAAAGGGCGCGAGTACCGGAGTGAAAAGGAATATCGTAAAGATCAATGACATGATGCGGGCCATTTCATCGCCTACGAAGCGGTCGCGAACACCGGCAATGGTCGTCATAAAAACGGCTGAGGCACCTACTCCCGCCAGAAAA
The genomic region above belongs to Dyadobacter pollutisoli and contains:
- a CDS encoding MFS transporter is translated as MKMKPAEFIALSACTMTLTALGIDIMLPAFGQLRTHLGLGPESTATAQIISFFFMGQVAQIIFGALSDRFGRLVILRIGFPLYIIGGIAAAFSPTLELMLAARFLAGVGASAVFMTTIAGVRDRFVGDEMARIMSLIFTIFLFTPVLAPFLGLAILSVFSWQMVFLTPPLFAVIVFLWSLRMEESLPREQRASLDWKSIGLSVRRVVSNRIFLRYTGITTVLFTALSSYVASSEHIVGEIYGRPELFAWIFAGMGLLMSMCSLLNSQLSSRFGAQRTMKWLLALYTIVGGILLVLTFTFGDPPGMRLFFISVALLMAINLAVEPNSSALALEPMGNMAGMASAIYGTSFFFIGASMGSVISHFMVNGVFPLVVSFFIIGLVAIVLVFSDIRPLSKQAS